The Marinilongibacter aquaticus genome has a window encoding:
- a CDS encoding NmrA family NAD(P)-binding protein codes for MKIIVTGSLGHISKPLTKILIEQGHDVLVISHTPERQKDIEALGAKAAIGSMEDVDFLSSAFQGADLLYAMEAVGQKSFFTPDLDFISQILQIGENYKEAIQKSGIKQVIHLSSIGGHTDKGNGMLRFHHHVENTLNELPAEVQIKFMRPVGFYYNMFAFIPTIKAQSAIIQNYGGDEKEPWVSPLDIAEAIAEEIEKPFMGRQVRYIASDEASPNEVAKILGEAIGKPELHWLSISDEQFCEGLLRAGMNKQAAEGLTEMNAGRRGGKLYADYALYKPQMGRVKLKDFAKDFAAAYKQN; via the coding sequence ATGAAAATAATTGTCACTGGCTCTTTGGGCCATATCAGCAAACCACTCACCAAAATTTTGATTGAACAAGGCCACGATGTGCTCGTCATCAGCCATACGCCAGAAAGGCAAAAGGATATCGAAGCCTTGGGAGCAAAAGCGGCCATCGGCAGCATGGAAGATGTAGATTTCCTAAGCTCCGCATTTCAAGGAGCAGACCTCCTGTACGCCATGGAAGCCGTCGGTCAAAAGAGTTTTTTCACGCCCGATTTGGATTTCATTTCACAGATTTTACAGATCGGAGAAAACTACAAAGAGGCTATCCAAAAGTCTGGCATAAAGCAGGTAATACACCTCAGCAGTATTGGCGGGCATACGGATAAAGGAAACGGCATGCTTCGTTTTCATCATCATGTGGAAAACACACTCAATGAATTACCGGCCGAGGTGCAGATAAAATTTATGCGTCCTGTTGGCTTTTACTACAACATGTTTGCGTTCATCCCCACTATAAAAGCCCAATCGGCGATCATCCAGAACTACGGTGGCGACGAAAAAGAGCCTTGGGTTTCTCCTCTGGACATTGCCGAAGCAATTGCCGAAGAGATCGAAAAGCCCTTTATGGGGCGACAAGTCCGCTATATTGCAAGCGATGAAGCTTCGCCAAACGAGGTGGCTAAAATTTTGGGCGAGGCCATCGGCAAACCCGAATTGCACTGGTTGAGCATTTCAGATGAACAATTCTGCGAAGGGCTGCTTCGTGCCGGTATGAACAAGCAGGCCGCAGAGGGCTTAACCGAAATGAATGCGGGCCGAAGAGGCGGAAAACTGTATGCAGATTATGCCTTATACAAACCTCAAATGGGCCGAGTGAAACTCAAGGATTTCGCCAAAGATTTTGCTGCCGCGTACAAGCAAAATTAG
- a CDS encoding helix-turn-helix domain-containing protein, with translation MSNNAPIRLKTIAEFHEYRGLPKPEHPLVSVVDLRKIEHKPDDVDRNFVFDFYSVSIKKVKDIRYKYGQQDYDFDEGVMFFMAPNQVFGIALGAHATWMRGRLLLIHPDFLWNTPLAEKMRQYEYFDYSVNEALFLSEKEEAIVENILQQIQQEYHSSIDKFSQQIIVSQIETLLNYGERFYQRQFVTRQKNSHQILEKLENWLADYFESKEAMENGLPTVQSISEALHVTPNYLSSLLKVLTGLSTQQHIHEKLIEKAKEKLSVTDLSISEIAYYLGFEHPQSFSKLFKTKTQQSPLEFRKSFN, from the coding sequence ATGTCGAACAATGCACCCATAAGGCTGAAAACCATCGCGGAATTTCATGAATACCGCGGCCTTCCCAAACCCGAGCACCCTTTGGTGAGCGTGGTAGACCTTCGCAAGATCGAGCACAAGCCCGATGATGTTGATCGGAATTTTGTATTCGATTTTTATTCTGTTTCGATCAAAAAAGTAAAGGATATCCGCTACAAATACGGTCAGCAGGATTATGATTTCGATGAAGGTGTAATGTTCTTTATGGCTCCCAATCAAGTTTTTGGCATTGCATTGGGAGCCCATGCCACGTGGATGAGAGGCCGGTTGTTGCTCATTCATCCCGACTTTTTATGGAATACACCTTTGGCCGAAAAAATGAGACAGTATGAATATTTCGATTACAGCGTAAACGAAGCCCTGTTTCTTTCGGAAAAGGAAGAAGCCATTGTTGAAAATATATTGCAGCAAATTCAACAGGAATACCATTCAAGTATAGATAAATTCAGTCAGCAAATAATTGTGTCGCAAATCGAAACCTTGCTCAATTATGGCGAGAGGTTTTATCAGAGACAGTTTGTCACACGGCAAAAAAACTCCCACCAGATTCTCGAAAAGTTGGAAAATTGGTTGGCCGATTATTTCGAAAGCAAGGAAGCCATGGAAAATGGCTTGCCCACAGTGCAGTCAATTTCCGAAGCTCTTCATGTAACGCCGAATTACTTGAGTAGCCTTTTGAAAGTACTTACAGGCCTAAGTACGCAACAGCACATTCACGAAAAATTGATCGAAAAGGCGAAGGAAAAACTTTCGGTCACCGACCTCTCCATTAGCGAAATCGCCTATTATTTGGGCTTTGAGCACCCGCAATCCTTTAGTAAATTGTTCAAAACAAAAACGCAGCAATCTCCGCTCGAATTTCGTAAATCATTCAACTGA
- a CDS encoding RNA polymerase sigma factor, which yields MDSKNAEYDLIAAIARGNKEAFRQIYSLYNEKVFNTVISYTQNEADAEEVTQDVFLRIHKYAENFKGESAPSTWIYRIAVNASLNFIKKKKRFSFFQLGKEAETKTDFVHPGAQLEKREEVQILFKYINTLPENQKTAFILSFVEELPRQEVADIMKLSLKAAESLLQRAKANLRIKLEKVYPERRKS from the coding sequence ATGGATTCGAAAAATGCAGAATACGATCTGATCGCCGCAATTGCCCGTGGAAACAAGGAGGCTTTTCGCCAGATCTATTCCCTGTACAACGAAAAGGTGTTCAATACGGTAATCAGTTATACGCAAAACGAAGCCGATGCCGAAGAAGTGACACAGGATGTTTTTCTTCGGATTCATAAATACGCCGAAAATTTCAAAGGAGAATCAGCTCCAAGTACTTGGATTTACCGTATCGCGGTGAATGCGTCTCTCAATTTCATAAAGAAAAAGAAAAGGTTTTCATTTTTTCAATTGGGCAAAGAAGCCGAAACCAAAACAGATTTTGTGCACCCAGGGGCTCAACTCGAAAAACGAGAAGAAGTACAAATTCTCTTTAAGTATATCAACACCTTGCCCGAGAATCAAAAAACGGCATTTATTTTGAGCTTTGTGGAAGAACTTCCGCGTCAAGAAGTTGCCGATATTATGAAGCTTTCTTTGAAAGCCGCCGAATCACTTTTGCAAAGAGCCAAAGCCAATCTGCGAATAAAGTTGGAAAAAGTGTACCCCGAGCGAAGGAAATCATAA
- a CDS encoding periplasmic heavy metal sensor has translation MMKQIQFYKYAIAGLVLLNLALIGFFILSKPLPPQPLHGDFGIQAPRILHLNAEQRKAFRFSADSHHRKMQALSLRQKELLAHYFQQIVDSSQTDNALLLQKAEQLEREKIEITYQHFEEVKSILKPEQLPYFKEFMQAVLDVMSTNSKKNAPPPKDF, from the coding sequence ATGATGAAACAAATACAGTTTTATAAATATGCAATTGCCGGCCTTGTTTTGCTCAACCTCGCTTTGATCGGCTTTTTCATCCTGAGCAAGCCCTTACCTCCGCAGCCACTCCATGGCGATTTTGGCATTCAGGCACCCAGAATATTGCATTTGAATGCCGAGCAAAGAAAGGCCTTTCGTTTTTCTGCCGATTCTCATCACCGTAAAATGCAAGCTCTTTCACTTCGACAAAAAGAGTTGCTGGCCCATTATTTTCAACAGATTGTAGACTCCAGTCAAACCGACAATGCCCTTTTGCTTCAAAAAGCGGAACAGTTGGAAAGAGAAAAAATCGAAATAACTTATCAGCATTTCGAAGAAGTAAAATCCATTTTAAAACCAGAACAACTACCTTATTTTAAAGAATTTATGCAAGCCGTTTTGGATGTAATGTCAACCAATTCGAAAAAAAACGCCCCTCCACCGAAGGATTTCTAA